One stretch of Nicotiana tabacum cultivar K326 chromosome 18, ASM71507v2, whole genome shotgun sequence DNA includes these proteins:
- the LOC107776951 gene encoding uncharacterized protein LOC107776951 — protein sequence MFCKEAIEALELMKDQWRLSLTDAIVADINFLIMELKFLDIFLRLQSFTTDSNLLDVSEHIRAMVSVVGSDLKSLFSAGMVPPDQKFDLTLSEVQEKIRICKSEIKAQYSYPQVVNISDASPTSIAKLIGDVIETINYVVSTPLASSLSISPQIRELFCALSSPQSLCYMLAVRKLQDSSQMTFFTHAIAVTCHAAMIIFLHFPEHNKVNQETDINSLLTDFALKRIFPIQPCVRRIYVELLQSFMSGPQLTWRHAVLAKMETMFTLFLKTNLLMLQFSYRYGLIVPLEDQNQMDYFFEMLDYLGTYLEDLPPQGFGSKLREIDNLMVNAALFIFSLYGNEEDVASGEVNQEATLDLPGLIQRISALTYQIVQMSFQSILPRIDGLGFVDFLLVNMKEFLNQSADTLPSAKSQLEAVLKYLEFLHPFLRDVAAEKCINHDRLQHLATVVIGKAYEIEYIVDCFVTKDVPAWFLTPWLSDLIVEIEFLKAEVEKIKEDKACDAPMENITNASNVATSSQSASMPSTTEEMVGFEDVVQTLRNQLVGGTSQLDVVSVVGTFGQGKTTVAKKLFYDESIASLFDVHAKCFLPVVYLRRDLLVAILSDVVDKKTDLSEVPEDELADKLHKILLQRKYLILVDDVRETVVLDFLESCFPDANNGSRIILTTELDEVANYARRVSSPYRLRLFSDEEIWMLLQNKVFLRQSCPPYIRDVGQKLVKTCPGLPLAVVMLANALAKLAKNGDHVNFSEEAVKEFNEILENQRSSYVSVSSQMASTPRITEEITDEMVGFDDVLQTLRDQLVRVTPRELDVISIVGTLGQGKTTVANKLFTDELVVSLFDVRAKCFVPAAFQRRELLVAILRNLVEKTIDLSEAREDELADELHKLLLPKRYLLLIDNVNDSVAWDYLRSCFPDANNGSRILLTTRLDEVATKARRVSSPHYLRLFTDEESWTLLQNKAFPRQSCPPNFRPLAEQLAKRCEGSPVQVVVLAGVLAKMTTKELELLAEGDKGVHMVFIKEVEKKAREATLDQARGSRPKSFRNASQGHISSQLDWTTAEDMVGFKDVMRTITNLLVRGTSQRDVISIVGMAGQGKTTIANKLFIDESVVLQFDVRAKCYVSQVYNRREVLVSILSDVVDKPTDLSEVPEDELADKLRRLLLSKRYLILIDDVWETRAWDELQTCFPDTNNSSRIMLTTRLEKVATYASCVSSLHHLRLFSEDESWTLLQKKVFLQQSCPPDLEGVGQEIAKKCGRLPLSIVLVAGVLASMTKKEQWEQVADGLGSHIRGDSKHIIQFSYKNLPHYLKPCFLYFGAFLEDKEIQISKLMKLWMAEGLVVKQKERCLADIAEDYLEDLIRRNMVMATKNRYLGKVKACRIHDLLLEFCKEKAKDEKFLLWIYRDQDANSAEVLSRMLVQRRISIYSKQHNLVERSPSCSNVHSILFRKVGDDVIPSVDNQVSFAFHSFKCLRVLDLEFVTVDSFPTELSQLRYLALRTFEESIPSSIANLRNLETLMVKGLGSELSLPHSLCKMVKIRHLHLNDRASFNLQNIKVFLEDPSELGNLETFSTPAFSSGEDVEKVLSKTPNIRNLRCIFSGSWGYSEEQQKDCNQFPRLQHLTKLESLKVFCFHKPERSPCVFNFPSDLKKLTLCGFGLPWSEISAISTLPNLVILKLQSDAFCGEEWEVSDEQFSQLKVLKLENISFACWSVSEDAFSNLEQLVLHSCDCLVEIPTEFGYFTCLQSIEVKSCQESVANSARNVEEIQVEEMQNNGFTLFIY from the exons TAGTCCCACGTCTATAGCAAAACTCATTGGTGATGTAATAGAGACTATAAATTATGTGGTGAGCACACCTTTGGCTTCTTCCTTATCTATTAGTCCACAAATTCGGGAGCTCTTTTGCGCATTGAGTTCACCACAATCTCTCTGTTACATGCTTGCTGTCAGAAAATTACAAGACTCTAGCCAAATGACTTTCTTCACTCATGCTATAGCTGTGACTTGTCATGCAGCAATGATTATCTTCTTGCATTTTCCTGAGCATAACAAGGTTAATCAGGAAACTGATATCAATTCCTTGCTTACTGATTTCGCATTGAAGAGaatttttcccattcagccatgTGTCCGCCGTATCTATGTTGAACTCCTCCAATCTTTTATGTCCGGACCACAATTAACCTGGCGTCACGCTGTCCTAGCTAAAATGGAAACAATGTTTACCCTTTTTCTCAAAACCAATCTGCTGATGTTACAGTTCTCTTATAGATATGGCTTGATAGTTCCGTTGGAGGATCAAAATCAAATGGACTACTTTTTCGAGATGTTGGACTATTTGGGAACATATCTTGAGGATTTGCCACCACAGGGCTTTGGATCTAAGCTGAGAGAAATAGATAATTTGATGGTCAATGCAGCACTTTTCATTTTCTCGTTATATGGTAACGAGGAAGACGTGGCATCTGGAGAAGTAAATCAAGAGGCCACCCTTGATTTGCCTGGCTTGATTCAGCGTATCAGCGCTTTGACTTACCAAATCGTTCAAATGTCATTTCAATCGATTTTACCTAGGATTGATGGTCTTGGCTTTGTTGATTTCCTTCTGGTCAACATGAAGGAGTTCCTTAACCAGTCTGCTGATACACTTCCTTCTGCCAAGAGCCAACTTGAAGCTGTGCTGAAGTATCTTGAATTTTTGCATCCTTTTTTGAGGGATGTTGCAGCAGAAAAATGTATTAATCATGATAGACTGCAACATCTTGCCACAGTGGTCATTGGCAAGGCATATGAAATAGAATATATAGTTGATTGTTTCGTGACTAAAGATGTTCCTGCCTGGTTTCTTACACCATGGCTTTCGGATCTCATTGTGGAGATTGAGTTTCTTAAGGCAGAGGTCGAAAAGATTAAGGAGGACAAGGCGTGTGACGCACCAATGGAAAACATCACCAATGCTTCCAATGTTGCTACATCATCACAATCGGCCAGTATGCCAAGCACAACTGAAGAAATGGTGGGATTCGAGGACGTGGTGCAAACATTAAGAAACCAACTTGTTGGAGGAACATCACAACTTGATGTTGTCTCAGTTGTTGGCACTTTTGGACAAGGTAAAACAACAGTTGCCAAAAAGCTATTCTATGACGAATCAATTGCCTCTCTGTTTGATGTTCATGCAAAATGTTTTCTTCCAGTTGTATATTTACGTAGAGATTTGTTGGTTGCTATTCTGAGTGATGTGGTTGACAAGAAAACTGATCTTAGTGAAGTCCCTGAAGATGAATTAGCTGACAAGTTGCACAAAATATTGTTGCAAAGGAAATACCTTATCCTCGTTGATGATGTTCGTGAAACTGTAGTGTTGGACTTTTTAGAGTCGTGCTTTCCGGATGCCAACAATGGAAGCAGAATTATTCTAACAACAGAGTTAGACGAAGTTGCTAATTATGCTAGACGTGTTAGTTCTCCCTATCGTCTTCGCTTGTTTTCTGATGAAGAAATCTGGATGTTGTTACAGAATAAGGTTTTCCTCCGACAAAGTTGCCCACCGTATATTAGAGATGTTGGACAAAAACTAGTAAAAACCTGTCCCGGGCTACCCCTTGCGGTTGTTATGCTGGCCAATGCTCTTGCAAAACTGGCGAAGAATGGGGATCACGTGAACTTCTCTGAAGAGGCGGTGAAAGAGTTCAATGAAATTCTGGAGAACCAGAGATCTTCTTATGTTAGTGTATCATCACAAATGGCCAGTACTCCAAGGATAACTGAAGAAATAACAGATGAAATGGTAGGTTTCGATGATGTACTGCAAACCTTAAGAGATCAACTTGTTAGAGTAACACCAAGAGAGCTTGATGTTATCTCGATTGTTGGCACTCTTGGACAAGGTAAAACAACAGTTGCTAACAAACTATTCACTGACGAATTAGTTGTCTCTTTGTTCGATGTTCGTGCAAAATGTTTTGTTCCTGCTGCTTTTCAACGCAGAGAGTTATTAGTTGCTATTCTGAGGAATCTTGTTGAAAAGACAATTGATCTTAGTGAAGCGAGAGAAGATGAATTAGCTGATGAATTGCACAAACTTCTATTGCCAAAGAGGTATCTTCTCCTCATTGATAATGTTAATGACTCTGTAGCATGGGATTATCTAAGGTCATGCTTTCCAGATGCCAACAATGGAAGCAGAATTCTTCTAACAACTCGTCTAGATGAAGTTGCTACTAAGGCTAGACGTGTTAGTTCACCCCATTATCTGCGCTTGTTTACTGATGAAGAAAGCTGGACGCTGTTACAAAATAAGGCGTTCCCCCGACAAAGTTGCCCGCCAAATTTTAGACCTCTTGCAGAACAATTAGCCAAACGGTGTGAAGGGTCGCCTGTTCAAGTTGTTGTGCTGGCTGGTGTTCTTGCAAAAATGACGACAAAAGAGTTGGAACTACTGGCAGAAGGGGATAAAGGTGTTCACATGGTCTTCATTAAAGAGGTGGAGAAAAAGGCCAGGGAAGCTACGTTAGACCAGGCGCGTGGGTCACGACCAAAAAGCTTTAGAAATGCTTCCCAAGGCCATATATCATCTCAACTGGATTGGACTACAGCTGAAGATATGGTGGGGTTCAAGGACGTCATGCGAACAATAACAAACCTACTTGTTAGAGGAACATCACAAAGAGATGTCATTTCAATTGTTGGAATGGCTGGACAAGGTAAAACAACAATTGCTAACAAACTATTCATTGATGAATCAGTTGTTCTACAATTTGATGTTCGTGCAAAATGTTATGTTTCTCAAGTGTACAACCGTCGAGAGGTGTTGGTTTCTATTCTGAGTGATGTGGTCGACAAGCCAACTGATCTTAGTGAAGTGCCTGAAGATGAATTAGCTGATAAGTTGCGCAGACTATTATTGTCAAAGAGATATCTTATCCTCATTGATGATGTCTGGGAAACTAGAGCATGGGATGAGTTACAGACATGTTTTCCGGATACCAACAACAGTAGCAGAATTATGCTGACAACCCGGCTAGAGAAGGTTGCTACCTATGCTAGCTGTGTTAGTTCTCTTCATCATCTTCGCTTGTTTTCTGAAGATGAAAGCTGGACGTTGTTACAGAAAAAGGTGTTTCTTCAACAAAGTTGTCCACCGGATCTTGAAGGTGTTGGACAGGAAATAGCAAAAAAGTGTGGAAGGttacctctttcaattgttttgGTAGCTGGTGTTCTTGCAAGTATGACAAAGAAAGAGCAGTGGGAACAAGTGGCAGATGGTTTAGGTTCACATATTCGTGGCGACTCCAAGCACATCATACAATTCAGTTACAAGAATTTGCCCCATTATCTTAAACCTTGCTTTCTGTATTTTGGAGCATTCTTGGAGGACAAAGAGATTCAGATCTCAAAGTTAATGAAGTTATGGATGGCGGAGGGTTTGGTagtaaaacaaaaggaaagaTGCTTGGCTGATATAGCAGAAGATTACTTAGAGGATCTTATTAGAAGAAATATGGTGATGGCCACCAAGAATAGATATCTTGGCAAAGTAAAAGCATGTCGTATCCATGACCTGTTGCTTGAATTTTGCAAGGAAAAGGCAAAGGACGAGAAGTTTCTACTATGGATATATAG GGATCAAGATGCAAATTCTGCCGAAGTGTTGTCTCGAATGCTTGTACAGCGTCGTATATCCATTTATTCAAAACAACACAATCTTGTTGAAAGGAGTCCATCTTGCTCCAATGTCCATTCCATATTATTCAGGAAGGTTGGTGATGATGTTATCCCCTCAGTCGACAATCAGGTCTCATTTGCTTTTCACAGCTTTAAGTGTCTTAGAGTGTTAGATCTGGAGTTTGTCACTGTTGATTCTTTCCCAACTGAATTATCTCAACTGAGGTACCTTGCACTTAGAACTTTTGAGGAATCTATTCCATCATCTATAGCCAATCTCCGGAATCTTGAAACACTTATGGTTAAAGGGCTTGGAAGTGAACTTTCATTGCCACACTCACTGTGTAAGATGGTTAAGATAAGACATCTACATTTAAACGACCGTGCCTCCTTcaatttgcaaaacataaaagtattcctagAGGATCCCTCGGAATTAGGTAATTTGGAGACTTTTTCCACTCCTGCTTTTTCATCCGGTGAGGATGTGGAGAAGGTATTGAGTAAGACCCCTAATATTCGAAACCTGAGATGCATATTTTCAGGATCATGGGGTTATTCTGAGGAACAACAAAAGGACTGCAATCAGTTCCCAAGATTACAGCACTTAACCAAGCTTGAATCACTCAAGGTGTTTTGTTTCCACAAGCCAGAGCGATCACCTTGTGTATTCAATTTCCCGTCAGATCTTAAGAAGCTGACACTTTGTGGTTTTGGATTGCCATGGAGTGAAATTTCAGCCATCTCAACACTTCCTAACCTTGTGATACTCAAGCTACAATCCGATGCCTTTTGTGGCGAAGAATGGGAAGTAAGTGATGAGCAATTCTCCCAACTAAAAGTGCTGAAGCTAGAAAATATTTCCTTTGCGTGTTGGAGTGTCTCAGAGGATGCTTTCTCTAACCTTGAGCAACTGGTTCTGCATAGTTGTGATTGTCTTGTCGAAATCCCTACTGAATTTGGTTACTTCACTTGCCTACAATCCATCGAGGTAAAGTCGTGCCAGGAATCTGTTGCAAATTCAGCTAGGAATGTCGAGGAAATTCAGGTCGAAGAAATGCAAAATAATGGCTTCACGCTTTTTATCTACTAA
- the LOC107776956 gene encoding uncharacterized protein C594.04c-like has product MATHSNFKNALIACVVPLPSILFYLCLLYHQREDHSLWNWCNHHPLLLANLLFFLNVNVLFWFIALLQSSHWMIGLYWMVIPVMVLHFYANHPMAQYNQWRSRVVMLLTWVWSIRLIHSYFRRENWQWGVRQDWRFTDLSHQYGKKWWWVSFLAIYLSQQVFQMGICLPLYVVHSQDKPWSIWDFIAIVICFSGITIAYHADTQLHNFINRNKKLKEVGQPMVPILDKGLWCYSRHPNYFGEQLWWWGLALIAWNLGQGWTFLGALINSICLAYVTVLVERKMLSQTYRTEAYTLYQKTTSVLIPWFKSSSIGKDKKT; this is encoded by the exons ATGGCTACTCATAGTAATTTCAAGAATGCCTTGATTGCATGTGTAGTCCCCCTTCCCTCCATTCTCTTCTACCTCTGTTTACTTTATCATCAACGTGAAGATCACTCGTTGTGGAACTGGTGCAATCACCATCCACTTTTACTCGCTAATCTCCTGTTTTTCCTTAATGTCAACGTCCTCTTCTGGTTCATTGCTCTTCTTCAATCAAGCCATTGG ATGATAGGTTTGTACTGGATGGTGATTCCAGTAATGGTGCTACATTTCTATGCCAATCATCCTATGGCGCAGTACAATCAATGGAGATCACGTGTTGTGATGCTTTTGACATGGGTTTGGAGTATTAGGCTGATTCACAGCTACTTCCGACGTGAAAATTGGCAGTGGGGAGTGAGGCAAGACTGGAGATTTACAGACTTGAGCCACCAGTATGGCAAGAAATGGTGGTGGGTCTCTTTCTTGGCTATTTACCTCTCTCAGCAG GTTTTTCAGATGGGAATATGCCTACCTCTATATGTTGTCCATTCACAGGACAAGCCATGGAGCATCTGGGATTTCATTGCCATAGTCATCTGCTTCTCCGGCATCACAATCGCCTATCACGCCGATACACAGCTCCACAATTTTATTAACAGAAATAAAAAACTGAAAGAAGTTGGCCAGCCAATGGTTCCAATTCTTGACAAAGGCCTTTGGTGCTACTCAAGACATCCTAATTATTTTGGAGAACAGTTATGGTGGTGGGGACTGGCCTTAATTGCATGGAATTTGGGTCAAGGTTGGACATTCCTTGGTGCACTCATAAATAGCATTTGCTTAGCATATGTCACTGTGCTTGTGGAGAGGAAAATGCTTAGCCAAACATACAGAACTGAAGCATATACGCTCTACCAAAAGACTACATCTGTGTTGATACCATGGTTCAAGTCTTCCTCAATTGGAAAAGATAAGAAAACTTGA
- the LOC142172568 gene encoding secreted RxLR effector protein 161-like, which produces MKYLRGTINYGILYSGFPSTLEGYSDANWISDSDETKFTSGYVFTLGGGAISWKLAKQTIIARSTMESEFVALELAGSEAEWLRNFLANIPLIKDVVPPMSIHCDCQAAIAIAKNKSYKVKVDT; this is translated from the coding sequence atgaaatatttgagaggaACCATAAATTATGGTATCCTATATAGTGGATTTCCTTCTACTTTAGAAGGGTacagtgatgcaaattggatctcTGATTCAGATGAGACAAAATTTACtagtggttatgtattcacccttGGTGGTGGTGCAATATCGTGGAAATTAGCTAAACAGACGATCATTGCTAGATCGACTATGGAATCAGAGTTTGTAGCTCTGGAGTTAGCTGGTTCTGAGGCTGAGTGGCTAAGAAACTTCTTAGCTAATATCCCTTTAATAAAGGACGTAGTGCCTCCTATGTCTATACACTGTGATTGCCAAGCGGCAATAGCTATAGCGAAGAATAAATCTTATAAGGTAAAAGTAGACACATGA